The Stenotrophomonas sp. BIO128-Bstrain region CCCACGAGGCGTCGTAGGTCTGGTCACGCAGGGCGGTGGCCGAGTTGCGCACGGTGAACGAGCCGTAGCGCGTGGCGGCCAGGTTGAGGTCCCAGCGATCCGAACGCCACGTGCCGCTGAGGATGGTCTTGTCGCGCGGGTAGCTGTCTTCGATGCGGCCGATCTCATCGCGGCCGATCAGCGACTGGGTGATGCCCAGCGCGCCGAACACCGCCGGCGAGGCGATGAACTTCTTCACCTCGGTCTCGTTGTAGCTGTAGGCCGCGGTCAGTTCCAGCGAACTGGCGGCGAAGGGGATGGTGTAGCTGGAGACCGCATCCACGCCGCGGGTGCGGGTGTCCACGCCGTTGGTGAAGTAGGAGAACGCCGTGACACCCGGCAGCCCCAGGTTGGACAGCAGCGCATTGGCGGCGTCATTGGTGGTGATGTTGGTGGACAGCACGATGCGGTCATCGATGTCGATCTGGTACGCATCCACGGTCAGGTACAGCCGGTCCACCGGCTGCAGCACCAGGCCCAGGCTGTAGGAGGTCGAGCTCTCGGCCTTCAGCGGGCTGGCGCCCAGCGCCTGCGCGGCCGGGCTGGTGGTCGGGAAGGTGCCGCGTTCGACGAACACGCCGTTGACGATCGTGCTGGTCACCGCCTGGTAGCTCTGCTGGGCCAGCGACGGCGCGCGGAAGCCGCTGGACGCCGTGGCGCGCAGGGCGACCTTGTCGGTGAAGGCGTAGCGTGCGGAGAGCTTGCCGGAGAACTTGTCGCCGAAGTCCGAGTAGTCCTCGTAGCGGCCGGTGACACCGGCGGAGAACTTGTCGCTGAGGTCGGCTTCCAGGCCAGCGTAGACGGCGTAGTTGTCGCGGTCGGCGTCCACGGCGTTGAGCGGGGTGAAGCCGCCGAAGCCCTGCGCACCGCTGCCGGTGTAGGAATTCAGTTCACCGGCCGATTGCTCCCACTTCTCCTTGCGGTACTCACCGCCGAAGGACAGCGTGACCGGGTAGGCCAGGCCCCAGTCCAGTGTCTTGGTCACATCGGCATTGACGATGTTCTGGGTGTACTCCAGCGCGCCGTCGTAGAACGAGCGCGGGCTGTTTACGCCGAGTGCGTAGTTGATGCTGTTGCGGGTGTGGAAATCGATCTTGTTGGCGCCGTAGTTGTAGCTGACATCCCAGTTCCAGCCGCTGTCCGTATCGCCCTTGACGCCAGCGACCAGCGAGCGGTCCTTGGAGTACTGGTTGATCTCCGGCACGAAGCCGTCCGGGTAGGTCTGCGCCAGCAGCGCGCCCTGGCTGAGGTGGTTGCGCGAGCGGTAGAACGCGAACGAGGTGATGTCACGGTTGCTGGCCATCGCCGTGGCGTAGGCCGCGACGTGGTCGCTGAACTGGAAGCTGGCGTTGGCCGAGGCGGCGGTCGCATCCACCTGCGGATCGCCGACCACGAAGGTGGTCTGGCCGATGCTGGGGAAGTTGCTCGTGTTCGGCGTGGTGCCCTGGTAGGGACCGGCACGGTTGCTTTCGTCCTGCTGGATGATCTGGCCGGCCACGTGCACGCTGCCACGGCCGTCGGCGAAGCCGATGCCGGTATCGCCGGAGAGCTGGTACTTGTTGCCGTCACCGGCCGAGTACTGGCCGGCGTCCAGCGCCAGGCTGCCGCCGGAGGACGAGCCTTTGAGCACGATGTTGATCACGCCGGCGATGGCGTCCGAGCCATACTGCGCCGAGGCGCCGTCGCGCAGCACTTCCACGCGTTCGATCGAGGCGATCGGAATCGCGTTGATGTCCACCGCCGAGGAGCCGCGGCCGATGCTGCCGTTGACGTTGATCTGGGCCGAGGTGTGGCGGCGCTTGCCGTTGACCAGCACCAGCACCTGGTCCGGGGAGAGGCCGCGCAGCTGCGCCGGGCGGATGCCGCTGGTGCCGTCGGTCAGGGCCGGGCGCGGGAAGTTCAGCGAGGGCAGGGCGCGGGCCAGGGCCGTGGCCAGTTCGGTGGTGCCGGTGGACTGCAGCGCCTCGGGGGTGATGATGTCGATCGGCGACTGCGACTCGGCCACGGTGCGGTCGGCCACGCGGGTGCCGGTGACGATGATGGTGTCCAGGGTGTTGGCCGCCGTGCGGGCGGGCGCATCCTGGGCCGTAGCGGCGAAGCTGGACATACCGAGCGCGACAGCTACGGCGGCGGCGAGCGTACTGGTCTTGCGGTTCATCAGGATGTGGCTCCGGTAGTGGCGGTGCTGCACCAAAGCGACATCACGACATCGAGGATCGGGTCTGCGAAGGCGGTTGTTGCGGTGCGCAATAGAGGGATTAACGGGATATTCATCGCTTGTCAAATGTTTGCCGTTTTCGCAAAAAACGTTGCAGCAGCAACCATTTACGTGAGGCGGGGGATTCGACAGGAGGGTCCCGGGGAAGCGCGGGCAGGGTCGTGGGAGAGAGAAACGAGGCCTGCCGCGCATCCCGGGGCCCGTCAAGTATTCGTTAACGCTAGAATTACGTCGCAGGAAAGGTGCTCACGAGCACATTCCATTCCGTTATATGGACCCCCAAGATGATTTCCCTTCGTAACTTCGCCTTGCGCCGTGGCGAGCGGCTGCTGTTGTCCAATGTCGACCTGACCCTGCACGCGGGGTACCGCGTGGGCGTGGTCGGCCGCAACGGGGCCGGCAAGTCCAGCCTGTTCGCCGCCGTGAAGGGTGAGCTGGAGGCGGACAAGGGCGACGTCGATCTGCCCGGCAAGATCCGCATCGCCAGCGTGGCCCAGGAAACCCCGTCGCTGCCCGACCCGGCGCTGCAGTTCGTGCTGGAAGGCGACACCGAGGTGGCCGCCGTCATGCGTGAAGAGGCTGCGGCCGCGGCACGTGAAGACTGGGAAGCCGTTGCCACCGCCCACCAGCGCATGGCCGAGATCGGCGCCTATGACGCCGAAGCGCGCGCCGGCAAGCTGCTGCATGGCCTGGGCTTCCCGGCCGAGACGCACTCGCGTGCGGTCTCCTCGTTCTCCGGCGGCTGGCGCGTGCGCCTGAACCTGGCACGCGCGCTGATGATGCCCAGCGACCTGCTGCTGCTGGACGAGCCGACCAACCATCTGGATCTGGACGCGGTGTTCTGGCTGGAGCAGTGGCTGCTCAAGTACCCGGGTACCCTGCTGCTGATCTCGCATGACCGCGAGTTCCTGGACAACGTGGCCACCCACACCCTGCACCTGCACGGTGGCGGCGCCAAGCTGTACGTTGGCGGTTACACCGATTTCGAGCGCCAGCGCGCCGAACAGCTGCGCCAGCAGCAGCTCGCCCACGAGAAGGAACAGGCCGAGCGCGCGCATCTGCAGAGCTTCATCGACCGCTTCAAGGCGCAGGCCAGCAAGGCCGCCCAGGCGCAGAGCCGCATGAAGCGCCTGGCCAAGCTGGCCGGCACCGAGGCCGTGCGCGCCGAGCGCGAATTCCGCATCGAATTCGCCCCGCCGGCCAAGCTGCCGTTCTCGCTGATCCGCCTGAACCATGTCGAGGCCGGTTACGGCGCCGATTCGGTGATCCTGCACAACGTGGGCTTCGGCCTGGAGGCCGGCCAGCGCATCGGTCTGCTCGGCCCGAACGGCGCCGGCAAGACCACGCTGGTGAAGACCCTGGTGGGTGAACTGGACCCGATCAGTGGTGAGCGTGCCGCGCATCCGGACCTGCGCATCGGTTACTTCGCCCAGCACACGGTGGAATCGCTGCACGAAGGGCAGTCGCCGATGGAGCACTTCCGCGACCTCGCCCCGGACGCGCCGAACCAGTCCTTCCGCGATTTCCTCGGCAAGTGGAACTTCGCCGGTGACCGCGCCTTCGAACCGGTGGATGGATTCTCCGGTGGCGAACGCGCGCGCCTGGCGTTGGCGCTGATCGCCTACCAGCAGCCCAACGTGCTGCTGCTCGACGAACCGACCAACCATCTGGACCTGGAAATGCGCGAAGCGCTGGCTGAAGCGCTGGCCGACTTCGAAGGCGCAATCGTGATGGTCTCGCATGACCGCCATCTGATCGGCCTGGTCTGCGATACCTTCTGGCGCGTCGCCGATGGCGTGGTCGAGCCGTTTGACGGCGACCTGGATGCGTACGCGGCCTGGCTGCGTTCGCGTCCCGCCGCGCAGGGCACCAAGCACAAGCTCGCCGCGGCCGCCCCGGAGCCGGCACCGCCGACCCCGCCGCTGCCCGCGCGCAAGCCGGCCAACCCGCACAAGCTGGCCGCCGCTGAAGCCAAGGTCGGCGAACTGGAGGCGCTGTTGGCCGACCTGGACCGCCAGCTGGCCGATCCGTCCAACTACGCCGATGCGACCCGCATGGCCGTGCTCGGCCGTGATCGTGAAGCCACTGCCACCCTGCTCAGCAAGGCCGAGCAGACGTGGATGGAATTGCTGGACGCCTGATCGGGGCGGGCGATGCGGCACGCTGGTCGTGCCGCATCCCGTGTAGATCCACGCCATGCGTGGATGAGGTGCGTTCCGACGTTCGGCTATCCGCGCATGGCGTGGATCTACCGGGCGTCCAGCCATTCCCGGAACCGCCGCGCCGCATCACTCTCGGCGCGCGAGCGAAGCCGCGTCAGCCAGTACCGCCCCAGCTCCAGCGTCTGCGCGAAGGGCTGGATCAGGCGGCCGTGGGCCAGATCCTGCTCGAACATCTTCAACGGCAACAGCGCCACGCCGGCGCCTGCGGCGGCGGCACTGGCCAGCGTCAGTGACGAATCAAACACGGGGCCGCGGGCGTCCAGTTCCGGTACGCCTGCGGCCTGCAACCAGCGTGGCCACTCATCGCTGCGGTAGGAGCGCAACAGCGGCACGCTGGCCAGATCGCGCGGCTGCCGCAGCGTACGTGCCAGCGCCGGCGCGCACAGTGGCGCGAACGGTGCATCCAGTACGGGTTCGCTGACCTGCCCCTGCCAATCGCCATCACCGAACCGGATCGCCAGGTCCAGCCCTTCACCGGCCAGGTCGATGCGGTTGTTGTGGGTCTGCAGGCGCAGCTCGATATCCGGATGGCGCGCATTGAAATCCCCCAGGCGCGGCAGCAGCCAGCCGGTGGCGAAGGTGCCGACCACCCCCACGCTCAGCACCTCGCGGAAATGCCCGCCGACGAACCGGTCCAGGCTCACCGCGATACGGTCGAAGGCCTCGTTGAGCACCGGATACAGGCGCGCGCCTTCGTCGGTCAGTGCAACGCCACGCGGCAAGCGGGTGAAAAGCGACACCCCCAGCCGATCCTCCAGTGCCCGGATCTGATGGCTCAGCGCAGCCTGGCTGACGCACAGCTCCAGCGCGGCGCGGGTGAAGTTCTGGTGCCGGGCAGCGGCCTCGAAGGCGCGCAGGGCATTGAGCGGCAGCTGGGGGCGGAGCATGGGCGAGCCGTGAGCAGGGGTGATGCATCATCGCACCGCGGGGCGGTGCCAGCACGCCAATCACCACGGATACACCAGATTTCGTGGGGTTGGGAGGCGTGCTTCCGTTGATGGTATTAGGTGAGCTGATGGCT contains the following coding sequences:
- a CDS encoding ABC-F family ATP-binding cassette domain-containing protein, whose protein sequence is MISLRNFALRRGERLLLSNVDLTLHAGYRVGVVGRNGAGKSSLFAAVKGELEADKGDVDLPGKIRIASVAQETPSLPDPALQFVLEGDTEVAAVMREEAAAAAREDWEAVATAHQRMAEIGAYDAEARAGKLLHGLGFPAETHSRAVSSFSGGWRVRLNLARALMMPSDLLLLDEPTNHLDLDAVFWLEQWLLKYPGTLLLISHDREFLDNVATHTLHLHGGGAKLYVGGYTDFERQRAEQLRQQQLAHEKEQAERAHLQSFIDRFKAQASKAAQAQSRMKRLAKLAGTEAVRAEREFRIEFAPPAKLPFSLIRLNHVEAGYGADSVILHNVGFGLEAGQRIGLLGPNGAGKTTLVKTLVGELDPISGERAAHPDLRIGYFAQHTVESLHEGQSPMEHFRDLAPDAPNQSFRDFLGKWNFAGDRAFEPVDGFSGGERARLALALIAYQQPNVLLLDEPTNHLDLEMREALAEALADFEGAIVMVSHDRHLIGLVCDTFWRVADGVVEPFDGDLDAYAAWLRSRPAAQGTKHKLAAAAPEPAPPTPPLPARKPANPHKLAAAEAKVGELEALLADLDRQLADPSNYADATRMAVLGRDREATATLLSKAEQTWMELLDA
- a CDS encoding LysR substrate-binding domain-containing protein is translated as MLRPQLPLNALRAFEAAARHQNFTRAALELCVSQAALSHQIRALEDRLGVSLFTRLPRGVALTDEGARLYPVLNEAFDRIAVSLDRFVGGHFREVLSVGVVGTFATGWLLPRLGDFNARHPDIELRLQTHNNRIDLAGEGLDLAIRFGDGDWQGQVSEPVLDAPFAPLCAPALARTLRQPRDLASVPLLRSYRSDEWPRWLQAAGVPELDARGPVFDSSLTLASAAAAGAGVALLPLKMFEQDLAHGRLIQPFAQTLELGRYWLTRLRSRAESDAARRFREWLDAR
- a CDS encoding TonB-dependent receptor, with protein sequence MNRKTSTLAAAVAVALGMSSFAATAQDAPARTAANTLDTIIVTGTRVADRTVAESQSPIDIITPEALQSTGTTELATALARALPSLNFPRPALTDGTSGIRPAQLRGLSPDQVLVLVNGKRRHTSAQINVNGSIGRGSSAVDINAIPIASIERVEVLRDGASAQYGSDAIAGVINIVLKGSSSGGSLALDAGQYSAGDGNKYQLSGDTGIGFADGRGSVHVAGQIIQQDESNRAGPYQGTTPNTSNFPSIGQTTFVVGDPQVDATAASANASFQFSDHVAAYATAMASNRDITSFAFYRSRNHLSQGALLAQTYPDGFVPEINQYSKDRSLVAGVKGDTDSGWNWDVSYNYGANKIDFHTRNSINYALGVNSPRSFYDGALEYTQNIVNADVTKTLDWGLAYPVTLSFGGEYRKEKWEQSAGELNSYTGSGAQGFGGFTPLNAVDADRDNYAVYAGLEADLSDKFSAGVTGRYEDYSDFGDKFSGKLSARYAFTDKVALRATASSGFRAPSLAQQSYQAVTSTIVNGVFVERGTFPTTSPAAQALGASPLKAESSTSYSLGLVLQPVDRLYLTVDAYQIDIDDRIVLSTNITTNDAANALLSNLGLPGVTAFSYFTNGVDTRTRGVDAVSSYTIPFAASSLELTAAYSYNETEVKKFIASPAVFGALGITQSLIGRDEIGRIEDSYPRDKTILSGTWRSDRWDLNLAATRYGSFTVRNSATALRDQTYDASWVLDASASYKPSENWTLTLGADNILDEYPDRTVDLQNSTWGMLPYSNYSPYGFNGAYVYGRVTYKW